From the Acinetobacter wanghuae genome, one window contains:
- the cas6f gene encoding type I-F CRISPR-associated endoribonuclease Cas6/Csy4 — MKFYQEITLIDQAEISPYFIWSKLYTQLHIALAEIKDESDKVSIGVSFPQYIFEEKVDNQKAKINLGRKLRLFAQSEDDLKKLDIRRWLERLEDYVHITSIREVPSDIKGYAIYKRKQVKTNAQRLARHRVKRGDIGFDEALARYNIVVTITNLPYVEMKSLSTSDQQSEKRFKLFIEKQPAEKSGTQVFSTYGLSSVSSIPEF; from the coding sequence ATGAAATTTTATCAGGAAATTACCTTGATTGATCAAGCTGAAATTTCCCCTTATTTCATTTGGTCTAAGCTCTATACACAACTGCATATCGCATTGGCTGAAATAAAAGATGAATCAGATAAGGTGAGCATAGGTGTTTCTTTTCCCCAATATATTTTTGAGGAAAAAGTAGATAACCAAAAAGCAAAGATCAATTTAGGAAGAAAACTGCGTTTATTTGCACAATCTGAAGATGATTTAAAAAAATTGGATATTCGACGTTGGTTGGAGCGTTTAGAAGATTATGTACATATTACCTCTATCCGTGAAGTACCTAGTGATATCAAGGGTTATGCAATTTATAAGCGAAAACAAGTCAAAACCAATGCCCAGCGTTTGGCACGTCATCGTGTAAAGCGTGGCGATATTGGCTTTGATGAAGCATTAGCACGATATAATATTGTAGTCACCATAACGAATTTGCCTTATGTCGAAATGAAAAGTCTAAGCACTTCAGATCAGCAAAGTGAAAAAAGGTTTAAATTATTTATAGAAAAGCAACCTGCTGAAAAATCTGGAACTCAGGTTTTTAGTACTTATGGATTAAGTTCGGTATCTTCTATACCTGAATTTTAA
- the csy3 gene encoding type I-F CRISPR-associated protein Csy3, with translation MAKNEKAVASVLAFEKKLVPSDGYFYGTTWENRTEQSALKLIEKSVRGTISNRLKAADADPLKLDAKVENANLQIVDACALAEHQDTLKVAFTLKVLGGIEQPSACNNETFLNSYKEVAKNYIQTHGFAELAKRYALNIANARFLWRNRVGAEKIEVVVTVNDQESVTFNAFDYKLHDFDSVDAKVQNLADQIAQAFKGELPYLLIKVEAYALVGKAQEVYPSEELVLDKGKGDKSKILYQVNSVAAMHSQKIGNALRTIDTWYPEFEEQKSAIAIEPYGAVTNLGKAYRTPKAKQDFFSLFDKYALGESLENTEQEHYVMAVLVRGGVFGQSSKD, from the coding sequence ATGGCTAAAAATGAAAAAGCAGTTGCAAGCGTTCTTGCATTTGAAAAAAAACTTGTTCCATCAGATGGTTATTTTTATGGGACAACATGGGAAAATCGTACAGAACAATCGGCTTTAAAGCTGATTGAAAAGTCAGTGCGTGGCACAATCTCAAACCGTTTAAAGGCTGCTGATGCTGATCCATTAAAATTAGATGCGAAAGTGGAAAATGCTAATCTTCAAATTGTTGATGCATGTGCATTAGCAGAGCATCAAGATACATTAAAAGTTGCATTCACGTTAAAAGTTTTAGGTGGTATTGAACAACCTTCAGCATGTAATAATGAAACATTTCTAAATTCATACAAAGAAGTAGCAAAAAACTATATTCAAACTCATGGTTTTGCTGAGTTAGCTAAACGCTATGCTTTAAATATTGCCAATGCCCGCTTTTTATGGCGTAACCGTGTTGGTGCAGAAAAAATTGAAGTCGTCGTGACGGTGAATGATCAAGAATCTGTTACGTTTAATGCCTTTGATTATAAATTACATGATTTTGATAGCGTAGATGCTAAGGTGCAGAATCTTGCAGATCAAATTGCACAAGCTTTTAAAGGTGAACTACCTTACTTATTAATCAAAGTTGAAGCCTATGCTTTAGTCGGTAAAGCTCAAGAAGTTTACCCAAGTGAAGAACTGGTTTTGGATAAGGGTAAGGGAGATAAGAGTAAAATCCTCTATCAAGTGAATAGCGTCGCTGCTATGCATTCTCAAAAAATAGGTAATGCATTACGTACCATTGATACGTGGTATCCAGAGTTTGAAGAGCAAAAATCAGCCATTGCAATTGAACCTTATGGTGCTGTTACTAATTTAGGTAAAGCCTATCGTACACCAAAAGCTAAACAAGACTTTTTTAGCTTATTTGATAAATATGCTTTAGGCGAAAGCTTGGAAAATACAGAGCAAGAACATTATGTAATGGCTGTGCTTGTGCGTGGTGGTGTCTTTGGTCAAAGCTCTAAGGATTAA
- the csy2 gene encoding type I-F CRISPR-associated protein Csy2 has protein sequence MRHFLLIPHLKLHNANAMSSPYTIGFPAMTAWLGAVHALQRKLKQQGCDLHLNKVAVSCHDFNLQTYKGRGDFVHSIVGTANPLDKDGNRPAFIEEARCHLEVSLLVEIESSSKRQRDQLLDLVKGIVASMKFASGDVLSAKPCTILNFDDDEDQSQQLRPILNKLMLGHVLIERRDLVMQSMQEGKDALDSVLDYLKVTHSSTQDEDGKVAWISKRKAQGWLVPIAVGFQGISELGKAKNQRDVNTPHRFAESVLTLGEFVMPYRIESIDQLLWQYHVDLENNLYLCQNQNIH, from the coding sequence ATGCGCCATTTTTTACTCATTCCGCATCTTAAACTTCATAATGCCAATGCGATGAGCAGTCCTTATACGATTGGTTTTCCTGCAATGACCGCATGGTTGGGTGCAGTTCATGCACTCCAACGTAAACTTAAGCAACAAGGCTGTGATCTTCACTTGAATAAAGTGGCTGTAAGTTGCCATGATTTTAATTTGCAAACCTATAAGGGGCGTGGCGATTTTGTACATTCAATCGTTGGTACGGCTAATCCTTTAGATAAAGATGGTAATCGACCAGCTTTTATTGAAGAAGCACGTTGTCATTTAGAAGTATCTTTATTGGTTGAAATTGAAAGTTCATCTAAAAGACAGAGAGATCAACTTTTAGACCTTGTTAAGGGCATTGTGGCAAGTATGAAATTTGCGAGTGGTGATGTTCTTTCAGCAAAGCCATGCACAATCTTAAATTTTGATGATGATGAAGATCAGTCACAGCAACTACGTCCAATTTTAAATAAGTTGATGCTTGGGCATGTGCTGATTGAGCGTCGTGATTTAGTGATGCAAAGCATGCAAGAGGGCAAAGATGCTTTAGATAGCGTCTTGGATTATCTCAAAGTCACACATAGTTCAACTCAAGATGAAGATGGAAAAGTGGCTTGGATATCAAAACGTAAAGCACAAGGCTGGCTTGTTCCTATTGCAGTGGGTTTTCAGGGGATTTCTGAACTTGGAAAAGCAAAAAACCAACGGGATGTCAATACACCACACCGTTTTGCAGAAAGTGTGCTGACCCTAGGTGAATTTGTGATGCCATATCGGATTGAAAGTATTGACCAGCTTTTATGGCAATACCATGTTGATTTAGAAAATAACTTATATCTGTGTCAAAACCAAAATATACATTAA
- the csy1 gene encoding type I-F CRISPR-associated protein Csy1: protein MIQNIQTFLNERKELWLKDRVKKAANDVEVAELNQQADDRFSLKEWLPDAAKRVSQLSMVSHPSKFSHPSAKTSSVIAQVKSAQDGYLRSGNVHYPLDVFGNAAAMDVYKFLSVNLAEDYTVLTGFENDDEDLKSLIEKSSLDFASLKQAFLVIKNDDASSKTDHLVKQVYFPIEDTEYHLLSILTPSGLITRLKQAIDQLRFSEATKEAKEKRKKNEHDEIGYADIFDLTVTAYGGTQPQNVSVLNSQNAGRAYLLSSCPPTLEKRKVRLPRNDFFTQCLYRKNYQDSFVQLHKFMQLDLNNTDIRTAIRNILQFVIDQVILQGLKIRESYPEGWSQQEYYASLPKLQRIWLDSMYIEERENDSEWRHELSEDIARWILRSYEKVISESEMLGTAEINDVKQRVEESLRQAKEFF, encoded by the coding sequence ATGATACAAAATATCCAGACATTTTTAAATGAAAGAAAAGAACTTTGGTTAAAAGATCGTGTAAAAAAAGCTGCGAATGACGTAGAAGTAGCAGAATTAAATCAACAAGCTGATGATAGATTTAGTTTGAAGGAATGGCTGCCTGATGCAGCTAAACGTGTATCTCAGCTCTCGATGGTGAGTCATCCGAGTAAATTTAGTCATCCAAGTGCTAAAACATCGAGTGTAATTGCTCAGGTTAAATCTGCACAAGATGGGTATTTGCGCAGTGGTAACGTGCATTACCCATTAGATGTATTTGGTAATGCAGCTGCAATGGATGTTTATAAGTTTTTATCCGTGAATTTAGCAGAAGACTACACAGTTTTAACTGGTTTTGAAAATGATGATGAGGATTTAAAAAGTCTGATTGAAAAATCTTCATTGGATTTTGCAAGTTTAAAACAAGCTTTTTTAGTGATTAAAAATGATGATGCTTCGAGCAAAACAGATCACTTGGTCAAACAAGTATATTTTCCAATAGAAGATACTGAATATCACTTACTTTCTATTTTGACACCTTCAGGTTTAATCACACGCTTGAAACAAGCGATTGATCAATTACGTTTTTCAGAAGCTACTAAAGAAGCGAAAGAGAAGCGTAAAAAAAATGAGCATGATGAAATAGGTTATGCTGATATTTTTGATTTAACAGTCACTGCTTATGGTGGCACACAACCGCAAAATGTCAGTGTATTAAATAGTCAAAATGCTGGTCGGGCTTATTTACTTTCAAGTTGTCCGCCTACTTTAGAAAAACGTAAAGTACGATTGCCAAGAAATGATTTTTTTACGCAATGTTTGTATAGAAAGAATTATCAGGACAGTTTTGTGCAATTGCATAAATTTATGCAGTTAGATTTAAATAATACTGATATAAGAACTGCAATTCGAAACATCCTGCAATTTGTGATTGATCAAGTCATATTGCAGGGGCTAAAAATTCGAGAATCTTATCCTGAAGGTTGGTCACAACAAGAATATTATGCAAGTTTACCTAAATTACAGCGTATTTGGCTTGATTCAATGTACATAGAAGAACGTGAAAATGACAGTGAATGGCGTCATGAATTAAGTGAAGACATTGCTCGTTGGATTTTACGTAGTTATGAAAAAGTCATTAGTGAATCCGAAATGCTAGGAACCGCTGAAATCAATGACGTGAAACAGCGCGTTGAAGAATCATTACGACAAGCCAAGGAGTTTTTCTAA
- the cas3f gene encoding type I-F CRISPR-associated helicase Cas3f, translating to MIVTFISQCEKKAIPRTRRVLDAFADRIGDNTWQTIITEDGLIAVKKLLRKTVTKSTAVSCHWIRGRRRSELLWIVGNRNKFNSEGVVPVNTTQKNLDQNKWENDWHYLPLIKALVAISALLHDWGKATVLFQEKLQLKNKQGVKGDPLRHEWVSCLLLNALVHSSENPKNDEAWLNLFIHQSWDEDKLKATVLKNLDKTKALDHLPPLAQLVAWLIVSHHRLPTLKSKDENTKSKDYLEDFIDEDVKSFSSLFSYIQAEWGYQNKFDEKEYQQRLKQCFEFPQGLLSQAQSWTKEIQKWSRRLLQEQENIAQVLKDGSWRVVLHHARLCLMLGDHYYSSCNADKTWKTNLSLIANTDHKTKQPKQFLDEHLVHVSKNAMRVAQSLSRLADEMEPAYDIHKLKKKSPQGFEWQDHAVKEIKQFRQKHDDDIEQGWFIVNMASTGKGKTIANAKIMQALSKDGQSLRYVLALGLRTLTLQTGDSYRKDIGLSNDELAVLIGSKAVQELHQQQHHKQNNQDENTLDEIGSESLEQLLDNELDYAEMPQADFMNVLFPQAQAERNKAFLYKPVLACTIDHIMSATETKRGGKYILPSLRLSSSDLVIDEVDDFNGQDLIAIARLIHLTAMLGRKVMISSATIPPALAEGFFNVYQQGWRLYCAFKKLKQVQTVGMWVDEFKSKTQCIDLTSDTTIQQYKNGHEAFVEIRSKALAEQVIKHKAYIIECNDLVVPKEQKQLEESLQQQYFDRIRQHIEKLHHHHHTIDEKTGKKVSFGVVRVANIPPCVALTQYLLNAEWSQNIAPRAMAYHSRQVLLLRSEQERHLDAVLKRKEKQNEQPIAFSNDVIRQHLDCSDSEHVIFILVATPVEEVGRDHDFDWAIVEPSSYRSIIQLAGRVLRHRSLEKDIEQPNIGLLQYNLKGLRGAKVAFEKPGFELNNDKFKLKTKNLSDLIDLQEEAGINAIPRIQANVPLKATEKLADLEHAVLAHSLTNYKQVGAKPLNAWLTQYWFLTALPQRFTPFRQSSANIQLFAVWKDNKLVFSEKDDFGNYIDRNGFYKIQYPELKALEQQRLWLNRNYGDILCRMAIEKVSENQHIEDEIEKLSKRYGEIMLPQYDENKTLMYSDQFGLVVQHSK from the coding sequence ATGATTGTGACCTTTATTAGTCAATGTGAAAAGAAAGCTATTCCTAGAACACGTCGAGTCTTGGATGCTTTTGCTGATCGGATTGGGGATAACACATGGCAAACGATTATTACTGAAGATGGTTTAATAGCGGTAAAAAAATTATTACGTAAAACGGTGACCAAGAGTACAGCGGTGAGCTGTCATTGGATTCGGGGACGGCGTAGAAGTGAGTTGCTGTGGATTGTGGGGAATCGGAATAAATTTAACAGCGAGGGTGTGGTGCCAGTTAATACGACACAGAAAAATTTAGATCAAAATAAATGGGAAAATGATTGGCATTATTTACCTCTTATTAAAGCATTAGTGGCTATTTCAGCCCTATTACATGATTGGGGAAAAGCCACAGTTTTATTTCAAGAAAAACTGCAACTAAAGAATAAACAGGGTGTAAAGGGTGATCCATTACGCCATGAATGGGTATCCTGTTTATTGCTCAATGCCTTAGTACATTCTTCAGAAAATCCAAAAAATGATGAGGCATGGTTGAATTTATTCATTCATCAATCATGGGATGAAGACAAACTTAAAGCAACGGTCCTAAAGAATTTAGACAAAACAAAAGCTTTGGATCATTTACCACCTTTAGCTCAGTTGGTGGCATGGTTAATTGTGTCACACCATCGATTACCCACATTAAAATCTAAAGATGAAAATACAAAGTCAAAAGATTATTTAGAAGATTTTATAGATGAAGATGTAAAAAGTTTCTCTTCATTATTTTCTTATATTCAAGCTGAATGGGGTTATCAAAACAAATTTGATGAAAAAGAATATCAGCAACGCCTAAAACAGTGTTTTGAATTTCCACAAGGTTTATTAAGCCAAGCTCAATCATGGACAAAAGAAATTCAAAAATGGTCTAGGCGTTTGTTACAAGAGCAAGAAAATATTGCACAGGTCTTAAAAGATGGCAGTTGGCGTGTAGTTTTACACCATGCACGTTTATGTTTGATGTTAGGTGATCATTATTATTCATCTTGTAATGCGGATAAAACGTGGAAAACCAATTTGAGCTTAATTGCTAATACTGATCATAAAACCAAACAGCCGAAGCAATTTTTAGATGAGCATTTAGTACATGTCAGTAAAAATGCGATGCGTGTTGCACAGTCTTTAAGTCGTTTGGCTGATGAAATGGAGCCTGCCTATGATATTCATAAGCTGAAAAAGAAAAGCCCACAAGGTTTTGAATGGCAAGATCATGCCGTTAAAGAGATCAAACAATTTCGACAAAAGCATGACGATGACATCGAGCAGGGCTGGTTTATTGTCAATATGGCAAGTACAGGCAAAGGTAAAACCATTGCTAATGCCAAAATTATGCAAGCCTTATCTAAAGATGGGCAATCTCTACGTTATGTGTTGGCATTGGGACTACGGACTTTAACTTTACAAACTGGAGATTCATATCGTAAAGATATTGGTCTAAGTAATGATGAACTCGCAGTATTAATTGGTTCGAAAGCCGTACAAGAATTACATCAGCAACAGCATCACAAACAGAATAATCAAGATGAGAATACATTGGATGAAATCGGTTCGGAATCTTTAGAACAGCTTTTAGACAATGAGCTTGATTATGCAGAAATGCCTCAAGCTGATTTTATGAATGTTCTATTTCCACAAGCTCAAGCCGAACGTAATAAAGCCTTTTTATATAAGCCGGTTTTAGCCTGTACGATTGATCACATCATGTCGGCAACTGAAACCAAACGTGGTGGAAAGTATATTTTGCCAAGTTTACGTCTGTCTTCTTCAGATTTAGTGATTGATGAAGTAGATGACTTTAATGGACAGGATTTAATTGCAATTGCTCGTTTAATTCATCTTACTGCCATGTTAGGTCGTAAGGTGATGATCTCATCGGCAACGATTCCACCAGCGTTGGCAGAAGGTTTTTTCAATGTATATCAGCAAGGATGGCGATTATATTGTGCTTTTAAAAAGCTCAAACAAGTTCAAACAGTCGGCATGTGGGTAGATGAGTTTAAGTCAAAAACACAATGTATTGATTTAACATCAGACACCACGATTCAGCAGTATAAAAACGGTCATGAAGCCTTTGTTGAAATTCGGTCAAAAGCTTTAGCAGAACAAGTGATTAAACATAAAGCTTATATCATTGAATGCAATGATTTAGTGGTACCGAAAGAACAGAAGCAACTTGAGGAAAGTCTGCAACAACAATATTTTGATCGTATTCGTCAGCATATAGAAAAATTGCATCATCACCATCATACCATTGATGAGAAAACAGGGAAAAAAGTGTCATTTGGAGTGGTACGCGTTGCCAATATTCCACCTTGTGTTGCACTCACACAATATTTACTCAATGCTGAGTGGTCACAAAATATTGCCCCACGTGCGATGGCATATCACAGTCGGCAGGTTTTATTGCTCCGTAGTGAGCAAGAACGCCATTTGGATGCTGTGCTTAAGCGTAAAGAAAAACAAAATGAACAACCTATTGCATTTTCAAATGATGTTATTCGTCAGCATTTGGATTGTAGTGATAGCGAGCATGTGATTTTTATTCTTGTGGCAACACCTGTGGAAGAAGTCGGGCGTGATCACGATTTTGATTGGGCAATTGTTGAACCTTCTTCTTATCGTTCAATTATTCAGTTGGCAGGGCGGGTTTTACGTCATCGTAGTTTAGAAAAAGATATAGAACAGCCGAATATTGGGTTGTTGCAATACAATTTAAAAGGGCTTCGTGGTGCGAAAGTGGCTTTTGAAAAGCCTGGTTTTGAACTTAATAATGATAAGTTCAAATTAAAGACCAAAAACTTATCTGACTTAATTGATTTGCAGGAAGAGGCTGGAATTAATGCGATTCCACGAATTCAAGCCAATGTCCCTTTAAAAGCTACTGAAAAATTGGCTGATTTAGAACATGCTGTTTTAGCACATAGTCTCACCAATTATAAGCAGGTTGGAGCAAAGCCATTAAATGCTTGGTTGACGCAGTATTGGTTTTTAACAGCTTTACCACAGCGTTTTACACCTTTTAGACAAAGCTCAGCGAATATTCAGCTCTTTGCTGTTTGGAAGGATAATAAGCTTGTGTTTTCTGAAAAAGATGATTTTGGAAACTATATTGATCGTAATGGTTTTTACAAAATTCAATATCCTGAACTGAAGGCTTTAGAGCAGCAGCGTTTATGGCTTAATCGAAACTATGGCGACATTTTATGTCGTATGGCTATTGAGAAAGTTTCAGAAAATCAGCATATTGAAGATGAAATAGAAAAATTATCAAAACGTTATGGTGAAATCATGTTGCCACAATATGATGAGAATAAAACACTGATGTATTCAGACCAATTTGGTTTAGTGGTTCAACATTCAAAATAA